In Bacillus weihaiensis, the genomic stretch TCAACATTTTTTCCCTCCTTGATTAAAATGACTTCATATACTCACTATATAACATATTTTAACAAATTACGATCATTCATGTAGTGTAAATTAGGCTGCAACAGTTTAATGGTGATTTGTTGGATGGTAGAAGACGGTCGACTTTACAATAAATGAATGTCTACGAGATGCTCACGGAAATCATCAACTACGTTTAACTGAGACAAAAAATAAAGGAATAAAGTAACATAAAGTGGTTTTTTACATTTCAAAAAAAAGTCGATAATTAGCCTCTATTTAGTTCTCAGTAAAAAAATATGTCAAGGAGTGTGTTAAAATTAGGAAGTGATTTTCTTTATTCGAACATTCCCTAACCATCATTTTTCAGTATAGAAGGTAAAAACTATCTTTCTTCAATCTAGTAAAAATTAATACATAAAACGCCGATATAGGTGATAGCTATCCAATTACAAAAAGGGATAATGATAGCTTACATATAATTGGTAAATGAACAATATCTGGATCCTAATCATCTATTTAATAGCAGGGGGCAAGACATAATGAATGGAAACGAATTTATTTCATTTGATTTAGTGGGCAGTGAATTACAGGAAGATATTTATTCTGAACAAGGTATTTTACTATTAAAAAAAGGAATTACCTTGAATGAAAACCACATTTTATTACTACATAAATACAAGTTTGGTGAAAAGATCCTTATTAAACAGGAGAAAAAGAAAGAAGAGCCTGTTACAGCTGAACAATATCGGGATATGATTACAATAATTAAAGAGACTTTCCAACAAATCATTGCAAAGGAAAAGGTGAACTTTGACAATATCTTACCACCATTTTATCAATTGGTTACTACAGCGTTACAAGATTTAGAAATTATGAAGGTGATTCAACAAACAGGACCAAAGGAAAATTACCTTTATCAGCATAGTCTAAATGTTGGGATACTTTCTGCTATGATTGGAAAAATACTAGGGTATGCAAAAAAAGATTGTTTATTACTTGCAGAAATGGGACTATTTCACGACTTAGGTATGATTCATTATAAAGACATTGTCGAAAAAAACGAAAAGTTAACTGAACAAGAATATCAGTCTGTAAAAGATCATACAAAGCTTGGCTACTTATTATTAAGAAGTCAGAATGAGCTTGATAATCTTGTTGCTGAGGCAGCACTTCTTCATCATGAAAGAATTAACGGAGCAGGCTATCCACGTGGCAAAAAGCTCGACGAAGTTTCTTTATACATTCAAATCATTTCTGTAGCGGATTGTTTTAATGCAATGTGTAATAACCCCTATATGAATCAAAAAGAAGATTTTGAGTGCATGTACGAACTAATTAATGAGGCGGAAGGGAATTCATTAAACCCTGCCGTTGTGATCCCATTTATTCGCTTCTTAATGAGACAACAACTACATAAACAAGTGACATTAAGTGACAGTTCTCTGGCAACTATTGTGTTCATTCATGAAAATGAACCACACCAACCTTTAGTTCAAATAGGTGACGAAGATTATATTGATTTACGTAAACAGAGTACGCTTAAAATCGTAAACATCGAAGAAGAGGTAGCTACTACAACCTAAAGAATTTAATTAGCAAATATCTTCTTTTAGACTGTTTGTTTTTGATTGGCTGTGTTTATCTTGAGTGATGATGGAAGTAAAAGCCTCATGGATCTCCCATGGTTACGGAAATCATCACTAAGTTTACAGAGCCTTTTAATAAGAAGCTTTAAAGAAGATCATTAAGATAAAATCTATCGATCACTATCTAGTTTAAACAGATATCCTAAAATAGCTGCGATAAACCAATCATTCTAAAGTAAGTGAAAATGTATGATTATATATTTAATCCCACTCTGTTTAGCTTCAAAATGTCTACCACCCGCGTCTTATCCTACTCTTTATCATTTTACTCATTATTATTTTGAAAATAATTCAGAAGGTCTCACATTATAGCATAGTTTTTATACGGAGTTGTACGGCGATTTATTTTGTGATTTTTTTGCTCAGTAGTTTTTAGGATAAAAACTAAACATACTTATGCAAGAGAAGTGTGCATTGAAGATAAGAAAAGCAATTACATCAAGATGGGTCCAGGACCGTAAGCGGAAAAAAGCATGTCTGAAACTCTGAAATCACCGTTTACCATACAGATCCTCATGTAAAAAAGAAATTTAAATATTTGGTTATCTTTTTTGAAGGTGGTATAGTGTTTAGGGATAAAATTAATAGGAGATGACAAAGATGGCAAATATTAAATATGAAATCGTCAGGCACATTGGTACTCTGTCTGAAGGCTCAAAAGGATGGAGAAAGGAAGTTAACTTAATCAGCTGGAATGACCGCGAACCAAAATTTGATATTCGTGATTGGGATGTAACTCATGAAAAAATGGGGAAGGGGATTACTTTTTCTAAGGAAGAAATGGTAGAACTAAAAAAATTATTACATCATATAGATGTTTCTTGAATAATTCGTATGTAAAAGCCTTTAAATTACATGATGTTCAAAAGGTGTTAATAGAACGTTACAGCATAAGTATAAGACAGAAGGGCTTGATTATCGTTGAATCAATTAACCGGAAAAAAACGTTTGCAGTTAGGGTTGCTTCTAGGGACATTAGGTCTTTTAGGACCTTTTACCATTGATATGTACTTACCTTCTTTTCCAACGATTGTAGAGGATTATCACACAAATGCTTCACTTGTCCAAATAAGTTTAACCACATGTTTATTAGGATTAGGGATAGGTCAATTAATTATTGGACCTATGAGCGATGTTCAAGGGCGGAGAAAACCTCTTTTAACCTTTTTAATTTTATACTTACTTGCATCCATCACATGTGCTATTGCTCCGAACATTTATACATTTATAGCTTCACGCTTCATTCAAGGGTTCGCAGCTGCAGGAGGAATTGTCATCTCACGCGCTGTGGTTCGAGATGTTTATAGCGGAAAAGAACTAACAAAATTTTTCGCTTTATTAATGCTCGTTGGGAACCTTGGCCCCATTGTTGCCCCATTAGTGGGAGGGGGGATTTTAGCATTTACAAGCTGGTCAGGCGTTTTTCTGGTCCTGTCGATTGTTGGCTTATCATTATTTCTTTTAGTATTTTGGAGACTAGAGGAAACACTACCACAGGATAAACGGATTCCAAGTAATTTCAAACAAGTTCTAAGTAATTTCGGTACTCTAATTAAAGATCGACAATTTGCGGGTTATGCACTCACACAAGGATTTATGATAGCTGGTATCTTTGCCTATGTATCTGGTATTCCATTCGTCTATCAAAATATCTACGGAGTATCACCACAGGCGTTTAGCTTCTTATTTGGCGTTAATGGGCTTGCACTAATTATCGGTACACAATCAGTCGGCCGACTAAATGATTATATCCCTGAAAAAACGTTTCTAAAGATTGGATTGATTCTTTCAAATTCTGCGGGCATTGTCTTACTCATTTCCCTTTTATTTCATGCACCTTTGCTAGCCGTAGCAATACCTATTTTCTTTCTAGTAGCTTCTATAGGTATGATCTCAACAACTTCGTTTGCCTTAGCGATTGAAACACAAGGACATATCGCAGGAAGTGCATCTGCCTTATTAGGGCTATTACCATTCGTTTTAGGTTCCCTAACAGCTCCACTAGTTGGGATTGCAGGGGAAGATAATGCCATTCCAATGGGAATTGTTATATTCTCTGCTAGCTTTTTAGCGTTTTTGTCCTATTTTCTACTAGCACGAAAAACAGAAACGACTATACCCCAAACAAATTAGCAGATAAGCATTCTTTTCGCCTATTCCATCTTTGGAGTAGGTTTTTTTGTTTGATTAATACTTAAATACATGCTGACCAATGACGACCGTTGTTTCTCTTGAATCTAACCAACGACTTGTGGCAATTTTCGGATTATAAAAGAAAAGGGATCCTTTTGTAATATGTCTCATATTCGTTAACGCTGCTTCAACAGCTTTAACAGATTCTTGATCTGCAGCCTTATGAATTTGTCCGTTGGATACAGGTTGAAATTGTCCTTTTTGATAAATTACTTTTTCGATTGTATTTGGAAATTTTGGACTTTCTACACGGTTTAACACAACATCTGCAACAGCAACCTTCCCTTCAAAAGGCTCCGATTGCGCTTCAGCTCGTACAATTCTTGCTAATAAATCAAAATCTGAATCCGAAATATTTGTATTTGATTCGGTCTTTGTTTTCTCAACGGTAGTTGTTTTTACATTCTTTTTCTTCGCTATATGTATTTCTTGTCCCACATAAATAAGGTTTACATTCTTCACTTGAGGATTAGCGTTTGCTAATTCAGATAATGATAAGCCATTTTGTGCAGCAATTTCTGACATCGTATCTCCTTTTTGCACCGTATACGCAAAGGAAGGAACAGCCATAAACAGAGTAACAAGGAAGGTTAGTACAATCGTTAGTTTTTTTATCATCTTGACCTCCTGGTTTAATAATTGTTTTTTGAACTCTTGTCCTATTCCTATGAATGAAAAAAACAGTTTAGTGTTACAGTTACATTACACAGATGTTACAAGAGCAGGAGAACCTAGTATCTTTTTAGATTTTTAGTATATTGTTATATAATAAGCTTCATAATATTGACTAAGTAGATTGCTGTATAAAGCTGCACTTTTAGAAGAAATTATTTTTACATATCAATTTTTTGTTACAAAAAAACCTTAAAATCAAATGGGATAAATTAGCTATTAATAGAAGAGTTGTAATCAGTATGACCAGCTTACATAGGGAAATAAGATTGTTTGAACGACAAAATCCTGTTATATAGGTTGTCAAATCGTGATATGGACTCTGTCCGAACACGTTATGATTTTCCTATTAGTTGCAGGCTGTAAAGGAGAATAGAAAAAATTAATGATAAGGGATGAGGTCTAGTGGAGATAAAAAACTTAGAATTAATAAAAACGTTACGCCATGAATTACATCAACACCCTGAGCTTTCAAATGAAGAAGAATGGACAAAACAGCATGTTATGAATTTTCTTGCTTCACAAACTAAACTCACTCTTGTTGATAAAGGGAAATGGTTCTATGCCATATACCATGCTGGTGAAAATCGGAAAAACATTGCCTTCCGTGCAGATTTTGATGCTTTGCCGATCGACGAAACGATAAATCTTCCTTATGCTTCACAGTTTCCTGGTGTTTCTCACAAATGTGGACACGATGGTCATACAGCTTCTCTTTGTGGACTTGCGCTTGAAGTAGATCAAAAAGGTGCTAAGGAAAATGTTTACTTTCTTTTTCAACACGCAGAAGAGATAGGAGAAGGAGCTGCAGAATGTGTAACGATGCTTGATGAACATGGAATAGATGAGATTTACGCTTATCATAACATGAGTGATATGGAAGAAAATGCTGTATATATAATAGATGGAACAGCGCATTTCGCTTCTAAAGGTATGATTATTACGCTAGAGGGAGAGCCAGCTCATGCCAGTCAGCCTGAAAATGGAAAAAATCCAGCCTATGCTTTTGCACAAATCATTAACTCAATCGGTACTTTCAGCGCACCTGAAAACAATAAGGGAGACGTTGTATGTACAGTCATCCATGTCAATATTGGTGAAAAGGCGTTCGGGATTGCAGCAAGTAAGGGAGAACTTCTTCTAACATTACGTGCATTATATGAGAACGAGCTACAAATCCTACAACAAAATATTAAACAGCTCGCTGAACGTCTAGCTAAAGCATATGGACTTAAGCTTATGATTTCTTATAACGATATGTTTCCTGAGACAGTAAATCATAAAGAAAGCTCTGATAAAATCAGAACAGTTTGCATGAAGAAAAAAATTCCTTTAGTTGAAATGAAGAATGCGTTTAAAGCTTCTGAGGATTTTGGGCATTATGTAAAGAAAACAAAGGGGGCTATTTTTTATATAGGGAACGGGATTGAGTACCCTCAAATTCACACAAAAGAATATGACTTTAATGATCATATCCTTGAGACTTCTGTTGAAATGTTTAAAGGACTCCTCGAATAAGTTGGTTACTTCTATCATTTATCTAAATAGTAAGCATTTACCCTATACAGCTTGACCTTTCTTACATATAAAAATAGAAAGTATAGAAGGGAGAACAATATGGCGTGTATTATTGGAAAAGTGATTATTAAAGAAGTCAGTGGAGGGGTTATTAATTTTGGCGATGTTCATACCATCTCACCGAAAGAACTAAGTAAATCCATTTCAGGAGCAGGTGGTGGAGGGATTGGTGATGGTCAATTTATTACGAACGGAAGTAGTGTAACAAATGGAACAGAACCGACCGTTGTTGATCAAAATGTGATCGAGGTATGACCTTTAGCCTTTGTATACGAGACAAAAGATGAAAATGCTTGAGAACCATAGTGGAAGAGGCTGGGACATAAGTGTTTTTAGTTAATGAGAAAGCCGAACTATCGGGTGATAGTTCAATGGAAATCTCCGATATTGTTCGGTTTTTATTCTTTGTCACTACATGTATTGTTTATGCATTCGATTATTAATCGCTAGTGTAATGGAGCGAAAAGACACTTGACTCCAGCAGGAGGTAGAGGAAAGGGTGAGACCCCACAGGCGTATTCGTGAGGCTAAAGCTTCCTCCCTAGGAAAAAGCAGTTCATTTTCCCCCGCGGAAAGCAAGTGGATGCAACGGAATGGAACGGACTTGTTCTTCCGCCTCAAGCATGTAGGGAAAGATCCTCCATAATTTACATGTCCCGTTCTTAGTTTTACTATGCTATAGTTGTTGTACACCAGTTGTTACCCATTAAACATATTAAGACTGGTTTAAACATTACACATAGCAGCATACATTTTAAATACATACCGTGCTAGATGGGGAGCTGGCGGTGCCCTATAACCTGCAACCCGCCTTAGCAGGATCAAATTCCTTTTTAGCGGTATGGTTTATGTAAGGTTCGCCTTATGAGAGCAGTGTTGACCATCGGGGTCCGCGGGAACAGAATTCTATGAACGGGTCAGGCCTGGAAGGGAGCAGCCATAAATAGAACATTCTGTGTGCCGCAGGGTAGCCCTGATCGAGCTAGCTGCATAAGTAGCACTTATGTGACCATAACAATAAAAGGTGCACGGTTTTACATAGTTAGGTGCCTGTCACCTTCCATTCTTGTTACACAAAAAGTAAGCACCCTAATAAAAGCAGATAAAAGCAGGATTGAAGGTTGATTCAATTCTGTTTTTTATTTGCTTTTTTACCTATTTCCTACATAGAGCGTTAACAACTATAATTCCTTTATCATTCATTGCCTACATGGTTTCCCTTTAAATTCAAACTGTTTTAATTTTTTTTGTTGATTTTTACTCTTTGCTAATTAGCTAATTAGAGTAGAAGGTAGGAAGCTACTGCTGGAGAAGAATGGAAAAATGAGGCTGCTGGTCATTATGAGACTTGTTTTTGAAAAAGCCGTAAGCTTCATACGGAAAGCGAAACAGTAAAGGAAATCAATAAGTATATATAACATAGCTTTATTACTTGTATAGGGTACAGGGGTATGGTAACATAAAAATTAAGGAAAACACTAGCTTTATAAACGAATAATTTGTATCTCTGTAACTAAACATGAAATAATACAAAAAGACAACATCTTAAAAGGGGTAACAATGGAAAATCCGTTTATAAATGAACTTACAACTACTATTGAAACGTGCTGTTCATACTGCACGTTTCATTTTTAAAGGTTTTATACCTATAAGGGGTATGGAGGAGATTATATGAATCAAGTACTTAAAGAAACTATTCTTCCAATCAAAGGAATGACATGTGCCTCATGTGCAAATCAAATTGAAAAGGGATTAAAAAATGTAAATGGCGTACAGGAAGTAAATGTGAATTTTGCATTAGAGATAACAACGGTGACATATGACCCAAGTATCGCAAATGTACAGCAGGTTGAGGGAAAAATTAAAGAGTTAGGGTATGAGGTTTTAAGTGAAAAGGCTGAGCTTACTATTTTTGGTATGACCTGCGCAGCCTGTTCAACTCGTGTTGAAAAGGGATTAAATAAACTTGAAGGTGTAACCAAAGCCTCAGTAAACTTAACGTTAGAAACGGCAACAGTTGAGTACATCCCCTCACAAATAGGCTTGAAGGAGATGCTACAACGCGTTGAAAAACTAGGGTACAAAGCAACTCTTAAACAAGAAAAAGTAGGAGAGCTAGAATCCATTAAATCGAAAGATCTTGAGAAGCAGAAAGCTAAATTTATTTTATCTCTCATTCTTACGTTTCCACTACTATGGGCCATGGTCAGTCACTTTAGCTTTACTTCATTTATTTATTTACCCGAAATGTTTATGAACCCATGGGTACAGCTTGCACTTGCAACACCTGTTCAGTTTATAGTAGGAAGGCAATTTTATATAGGTGCATATAAAGCATTACGAAATAAAAGCGCTAATATGGATGTATTAGTTGCGTTAGGAACATCAGCAGCATATTTTTATAGCCTTTATTTAACGATTTTTTCTATGGATAGTAAAGAGCAAATGGTGGAGCTCTATTATGAAACAAGTGCTGTGTTAATTACCTTAATTATCTTAGGAAAACTATTTGAAAGTCGAGCAAAAGGTCGTTCCTCTGAAGCCATAAAAAAACTGATGGGATTACAGGCTAAAACAGCAACTGTTATACGTAACGGAGATGAACAGGAAATTCTTTTAGAAGATGTTATGGTTGGTGACCTTTTAGTTGTGAAGCCAGGTGAAAAGATACCTGTTGACGGAAAGATCTTAGAAGGTCGAACTGCACTAGATGAATCGATGTTAACAGGAGAAAGTGTCCCTGTTGATAAAACAGTGGGAGACAATGTCATTGGGGCAACTCTTAATAAAAATGGATTTATTAAGATTCAAGCTATAAAGGTCGGACGTGACACGGCTCTTTCACAAATTATAAAAGTAGTGGAAGAAGCTCAAGGATCTAAAGCACCCATTCAACGACTAGCGGACCAAATTTCTGGTATCTTTGTCCCAATCGTTGTAGGAATCGCATGTTTAACCTTTATCATATGGATATTACTTGTCACACCTGGAGACTTCGCGGAAGCTTTAGAGAAATTAATTGCTGTTCTCGTTATTGCTTGCCCTTGTGCATTAGGGCTAGCAACACCAACTTCCATTATGGCTGGCTCAGGTCGAGCTGCAGAGATTGGTGTGCTTTTCAGAGGTGGAGAACATCTTGAAGGAACGCATAAAGTTACTACCATACTATTAGATAAAACCGGCACGGTAACAAATGGAACGCCTGTATTAACAAATATCATAACCTTATCCCATGTTGACGAGAAACAATTTTTAAAAATCGTAGGATCAGCGGAAAAGCAATCGGAGCATCCACTTGCTCAAAGTATTGTTACAGGAATTAAAGAACGTGGTATTAAGATCGGTGAAGCCGAAGAATTCGAAGCTATTCCTGGTTATGGTATTGTCGCTAAGGTACATGGCCAAGAAATAGTAGCTGGCACGAGAAACTTAATGCACCAACGAAAGATTAGCATTGATCAGGCACTCCCTACAATGGAGCAGCTTGAAGATGAAGGAAAAACAGCGATGCTCATTAGCATTAATGGGGAAAATGTTGGTTTGATCGCTGTGGCAGATACAATCAAAGAAACCTCAAAATCTGCCATTCAACGTTTAAAGGATATGGGCCTAGAGGTAATAATGATCACTGGTGACAATGAACGAACGGCAAAAACAATCGCACTTGAAGCAGGGATTGATACTGTTATCTCAGAAATTCTGCCAGCAGGAAAAGCAGATGAGATCAAAAAACTACAGCAATCCGGTAAAGTGGTTGCTATGGTTGGTGACGGGATAAATGATGCACCTGCATTAGCAATGGCTGACATTGGAATGGCAATTGGCACAGGAACAGACGTTGCAATTGAAGCAGCAGATATTACCTTAATTCGAGGAGATCTAAACAGTATTGCTGATGCTATTATCATGAGCAAAAAAACAATGACAAACATAAAACAAAATCTATTTTGGGCTTTTGCCTACAACTCACTAGGCATCCCAATTGCAGCATTAGGATTTTTAGCACCTTGGTTAGCGGGAGCAGCCATGGCCTTTAGCTCCGTATCTGTTGTCTTAAATGCTCTACGTTTACAAAGAATCAAATGATAAGAAATGAATAAATATCCATTCAAGCTATAAGTTATTGAGGATAGAATAAGCTTCTTTGTAGAAAAACGTAAAATAATAGAAAAAAATTTCAAAAAATGTAAATAAAAGATACCCATCTTGCCTTCAAAGGAAGTATAATAATCTAGTAATTATATTTGGATAGTGGAGGCACAATGGGATGAAAAAATCAATTCTCACAGGAATTCTAGTTTTTGTTTTGAGTTTGACAGCTTTACCGGGCTTTAGTTTTGCCGTTGAACAGAATGATCCTAATCTTGACAAATTTTTAGCCTCGATTAATTGGGAAAAACAAGCCTATATTGATTATCTTTCTAGTAAGGAGTGGACTTTAGAAGATTTTGATTCTATCGACCAATTAGGTACACCACTTACAGAAGAAGCGGTTCAATCAGTCCTCGCTGAGTATAACTTATCACGTGAAGAATTAAATGAGCTTCTTATCGAAAATGGAGATATTGAAATAGGAGAAGATGTATTAGACGGAACATATCTTATATTTTCTGAAGAATTGATTGATAGTATTGATTTTTACATTGGGACGCCAATAAATGATACAAATTTACAAGAACTACTTGACTACTATGAGTTTGATACAGTTGATCAGCTAGAAGCCTTTTTAAACTCTTATGATGATTCAATCGAAAACTACGAGTTTATTGAAGACCTTGATTTAGCGCTTGACTTTTACATGAATGTTGGCGAGATAGATTTTGAAGAAATATATGACCTATTCGATCAAATTGGCCTTACAGAGCAGGAAATAGAAGCCATCTTTACTCACTTAGAAACTCTTGATTTCGAAGATCCAGCCTCTCTAGATAAATTATTAGAATTAAGTGAGCGAATGATTCAATTTGAAGAATTTGAAAGCGCAGAAGAGTTAACTGCTGAACAAATTGCTGAACTCTTGGATATTTTCGATGACCTACTAGATTTATTACATTTAGACACGAAATACTATCTTGTAAAAGATGGTGAAAAGAAGCCTATTACATTCGATACACTCTTAACGATGGATACGACAAATGGCTACGATCTTCTTATTGAATTATATTCAACAAGTGGTCAATTTCTAGCAGATATTTTATTCACAGCAGAAATGGTAGGCTCTGACATTATCCAAGAAACGGGTAGAGATATTATAGAGGCAAAGGAAATTGTAACGACGAAGCCAGTTGTAACAAAGGAGCACATCCAAACCGTTAAAGGTGGGAAACTCCCTAAAACAGCTTCCAACTACCCTTTGAATACTCTAATAGGTATTGGATTTGTAATGGGAGGATTCCTTCTATTCCGAAAATTCAAAGTAAGAGGCACTAACTAAATGGGATCTCGTCGAAAGAGAGGGAGCAAACGTCCTACACGTTTGCTTCTTCTTTCTTTATCAATTGTCTTTATCTTATTCGGTATATGGTTTAGCAGTACAAATGCTTATACATTTCTAAAAGGCTATCTCCTTTTCAAAGTGAAGCAAACAGAAGTTGAGGAATGGCAAGGAGTTCCCTTAGAAAAACCACCTGAACTGAAAGAAAAAGAACAAGGGAGTTTATACAACAAACGTCCAGAACTAGGTGAGAATATCGGTGAGCTTTTTATTCCAAAACTTAAGGCAAGCCTACCGATCTTTCACGGCACAAATGAAGAAGAACTAGCGAAGGGTGTTGGACATTACGCCGGAAGTGTTTTACCTGGTGAAAACGATAATTCCGTTCTATCAGGTCACCGCGACACTGTCTTTCGCAATCTAGGTGAAGTGGGCAAAGGTGACCTTCTAATTGTCAAAACAGAGGCTGGTGAATTTACGTACAAAGTAAAAAAGGTTCGAATTGTCGACAGTGATGATCGCACAGTCATTGTCCCTAAACCAAAAGCTACTTTAACTGTTTCTACATGTTACCCTTTTGATTTTATAGGCGCATCACCCGAACGATATATTCTCATTGCTGATTTAGTCTCTTCCTCAAATGAATGAAAGGAACACCCAAGGAAACAAAATTAGCACATACATGAGTACCCTAAGACTTTGCTATAGTAGATTACTAGTAATTTCCTATTGCTAATTTAAAATAAAATAATATCTTACTAAGGGGAGGGTTACGCTTCGCTAGAGCTAATTGGAAATCATTAACTCTATCATGCTTATGTGAAGCACATTGGATCTCTGCGAATCTTATGGTATGATGACGTACCCTCCCATGTCTCTTGGCATCTAGTGCGTACATTCCATCGTTCGGTCTATTCATGAGGCAGAGCAAAAATTAAAAGGTATCTAACATTCTGTAGCTCTGTGTTTCTTTACAATAAGCAATTATGAAATTGATTCTATACGATTATCTATTTAAAATACATAGTGGAGGTGGCGTCATCATGTGGATAATAGTTGGACTTTTGGCCATACTAGTAACATTTATAAATCTTTTTTTGTATATAACAGGAAAAGATTATAAACTTGCTATGGCACTTGGATTATCTCTTACTGCATTGACACTCTGTGCAGAATATAGCTTAGTATCAGATTGGGTAAAGGCCGAAGATTGGGCTGCTTTATTGGATGTTGTACCAACGATGGAAAAAGCATTATGGATATTAACAATCGTTTCTATCTTATTAAATATTGTACCTATTCTTCTAGATCTTAAAAATAAAAAATAATTCATTATTGACGTGATTTAGATAATAGTTACTTTAGGTTTTCATGTTTAAGCTTGCTTCATTAGTTCAGTATCTAATAGACCACGTTCTAGCTTTCTTCTAATAAAAGCAATCATGATACGCTTATTGTCGCAAGCTACTTCTATTATAATTCAAAGGCATTTTAAGTATCTTTTTTGGTGTTTACTTAGAGAAAATTAAACGTTCAGAATAGGCACAAAATAGAAAAAAACGACACGTTTACTTATTTTAGAGAAACAAAGCGATTACTTATTAGACCATTGTA encodes the following:
- a CDS encoding class D sortase, translating into MGSRRKRGSKRPTRLLLLSLSIVFILFGIWFSSTNAYTFLKGYLLFKVKQTEVEEWQGVPLEKPPELKEKEQGSLYNKRPELGENIGELFIPKLKASLPIFHGTNEEELAKGVGHYAGSVLPGENDNSVLSGHRDTVFRNLGEVGKGDLLIVKTEAGEFTYKVKKVRIVDSDDRTVIVPKPKATLTVSTCYPFDFIGASPERYILIADLVSSSNE
- a CDS encoding processed acidic surface protein, with product MKKSILTGILVFVLSLTALPGFSFAVEQNDPNLDKFLASINWEKQAYIDYLSSKEWTLEDFDSIDQLGTPLTEEAVQSVLAEYNLSREELNELLIENGDIEIGEDVLDGTYLIFSEELIDSIDFYIGTPINDTNLQELLDYYEFDTVDQLEAFLNSYDDSIENYEFIEDLDLALDFYMNVGEIDFEEIYDLFDQIGLTEQEIEAIFTHLETLDFEDPASLDKLLELSERMIQFEEFESAEELTAEQIAELLDIFDDLLDLLHLDTKYYLVKDGEKKPITFDTLLTMDTTNGYDLLIELYSTSGQFLADILFTAEMVGSDIIQETGRDIIEAKEIVTTKPVVTKEHIQTVKGGKLPKTASNYPLNTLIGIGFVMGGFLLFRKFKVRGTN